One stretch of Zingiber officinale cultivar Zhangliang chromosome 6B, Zo_v1.1, whole genome shotgun sequence DNA includes these proteins:
- the LOC121991545 gene encoding proline-rich receptor-like protein kinase PERK14 — protein sequence MAPIPSFSSSGHCLSSHPLLDSPAVAPPLLLYSSFSSPPLPSDADVAKERGHIQQLSPLPPATTIATTSGSHRHRRLPQLLQWPPAVTTLPPLAAISVVISRDYHSHLQRSSSPPPAAFTTDAASSIHQPFTPLPPPPPADPRLP from the exons ATGGCTCCGATCCCCTCGTTTTCTTCTTCCGGTCACTGCCTCTCCTCTCATCCTCTCCTAGACAGT CCAGCCGTCGCACCTCCTCTACTCCTCTACTCCTCTTTCTCATCTCCTCCCCTTCCCTCCGATGCTGACGTCGCCAAGGAGCGTGGTCACATCCAGCAATTATCGCCGCTGCCTCCAGCGACCACCATCGCAACCACCTCCGGCAGCCACCGCCATCGCCGCCTCCCGCAGCTACTACAGTGGCCTCCGGCGGTCACCACCTTGCCACCTTTGGCGGCTATCTCTGTCGTCATCTCCAGGGACTACCACAGCCACCTCCAGCGGTCGTCCTCGCCACCTCCAGCGGCCTTCACCACTGACGCCGCCTCCAGCATCCACCAGCCCTTCACGCCGCTGCCACCTCCACCACCGGCCGACCCACGACTTCCATGA